The sequence TTCGATTTGTGACGGCGGAGTTTgagggaaaaaaagaaaaaagaaaaagacgtCGCTGCTGGGAATCGAACCTGCGACTCCAATAAACTCTTAAAcacttcatttttattttttataaaatttttatgttttttatttttgcacctgatttttttaattaaataaatacacaaacttagtattcttctaatttttctcaTAAAATTCTCATCGAAATCACATTTTGCAACTTCAGCCAGAAAGTCCAATTTTATTATGCACTTacattttttagtttaaaacgacgacgtttagAAGAAATCAATATTGTGTTGTTTTCATGATCAACCGATTTAGCTACATTAAAAGCTCCGACAGACACGTTGGTATTAATttagagaaaaataaatttaatggtGAAAAAATATGAGGAGCTTCAAGTTCGTGTAtttggattttaaaaaaattcaaatgcaaaaccaaaaaaTGTTGAGCTTCcgtcaaattttaattttacatacATATTTCAAATGTAGCATGGTAAATATTGAATTATTGATGTAATATGATTTTGCGATCAATCAATGTTTCAGCAGAACTTATTGTAAACATGAGTAATCgaataattaacatgaaatAATCGTTCTCGCGTGATAATTAATAGATAGAAAATTAGAAATGACATTGTTTTGTATCTTACGAAACAATGCCAATGCATAATCAAAATTGAATGAAAGTTAaggtataatttataaaaaagtaAACGATTTTCTTTAATAGAATTTACAAAAATGAGGTGGTATGTATATAAAGACAAAAGTGGGAAGATAGCATTTCTTTGGCAAGGAGTGATCCTTGCTTTATCTACTCGCAAACATCACTAAACCACGTTACTaacccaacacacacacacacacacaaaggcATGGCTGCTGCTGCATCACCAGCTACTGTGGCAAGTAGCGCTTATTACGCACCTGCTCAAAAACGTGTTTCCATCGAGGATTATCGCGTTCGCATTTTACCTTGCAGCCATgcaaggcggcggcggcggtcgtTGGTCGTCAGAAGCTCCGGCGAGGAGAGCGCGACGACGGCGGTTGATGAGGCGAATCCACAACCGCCGGCGGAAGTCCCGAAAGGACCTCCGTCGCTGATCTCAACTCTTAATGTGGAGAAAGCTTTGCGAGGCATtggtatgttttttttttgtcctaatttttgCATTTTATAGTTCACTTTTGCCAAAGGAAGATTGTTAATGAAGTTTTGTTTTAGAGTTGCAGCGATTACGGATGCCGATCACTACGGGCGGCTCGGGCTTCGGAGCAAATGTTCATATAATGAGGTAAAAAAAAGTGTATGTGAAATCATTATTAATCTTCTTTGAAAAAGAATGTTCATATGATGAGGTAAAAGAGTTTATTAGAGATCATGCTATATAGGTTAGAGAAATGTTGCATCGGGACTATAGAGGTAACGCATATAAACGTGCGAgatataaatattactccattcgCCCATCAAAAATATAGTGTGATTTGaaatgcataaattttaataaacaattgaaaattttgaataaagtGGAGAAAACAATCCATTGTTAGGCAATTAATAAATCATTTATGAGAGatgatccttttttttttttgcaaatattaagtgtgaatgaaattgaaaatataagagTGTATATACCAATATAGAAATACCACATTTATTGTGGACggatcaaaatgacaaaaagatcACACTTTTTATAGACATATAGAGTACCCTGTTTTCTTCATGTGGTTGTTAAAATGTGACAAATTCAAACCTATAGAGACGTTAATGAAATTCAAACTTGAGATATTTGACCTCAGAATATCAATTTATCACTGGTCGTCTCAAAAGAgtgtatataaaatattatctttGCACGTGAGTTATGCCTACAATGTCAGGTAAACGTCGCTTACAAAAGCAAGATGGCGGAGTTGACGAGTAAAGAGTTGGATGAAGAAGAACTTAGCAAGGAGCTAGAGCTCTTGAAGGTTGACATGTAATAAAATTTCAAcaatattcattttcaattatgttAAAGTTAAATCAATGTGGATTTGCATTGGTCAGGAATCGCATTCGGTTCTGTCATCGGCGGAAGAGAGAAGGCTGTATGATTGGAGTTTGGCGAGAAGTGGGAAGCCAGATACATACATGTGGCCATTTGAAGTTGATATCACTCAAGCTCCAATAGGAGACCCACCTCCTCAGGTAATCTTTCaagaattcatatattttaggaTTCATATTTTAATGTTGATTCTTTTGTTCGTGACATGCTGAAATTCAACATGTAATTGCATTTTTTTGGGGTCCTTTGTTGAGTGTCATAAAAGAAGGTTTCAAGTATAGTCCCATTGTAAAGATAATCGTCGTTTTCGTTTTCGTCATCTCCGGAGAATGCTATAGGAAATACACATCTCGTCACGTCCAAATTATATTCGTTTTTGCAGGAGCCGGAGGATGAATGGCCAACGACGTTGACCGGATACTTCTTTTTAGGGTGGATGGTATTGTCCTTCGTGTTATTTATTACGTTAAATCGCTAGGGCAAATAGGAGTCATTTACCATATTTCTTATAATgatttcccttttcttttcaaGTTTAAGTTGTTTATGAGTCTGAATGCGAAGGAGAGAGATTTATTACTCGTTCAGCTCATATTATTGAAGTCTGGAAAATGTATTAGGAAAGAAATAATCAATAACATTTTCTTTTCCGATTACTATCGCCAATTTTGTATGACATTATCTATATTGCATGCATAGATAAGGATATATGGCAATCCTAAGAGTATATCCTTAGTATTGTCACGTATCAATTATCCACAATGCAATAGAAAATAGTCGCATTAGAAAACAATAGAGGATctgaattgaaatttttaagCGTTATTAGTATCTAAATACACTAACTTTGTGGGTAATCTGATTTTGCATATAAACTTTGAAAGggttaaaaaaaacataaattttaatattgtagTAATTTTGCCACAAATTCAATTTTCGCTCAAATTAAAACTGACGTAGCAAGTCGAAATATCGACGTTGTACTcatcgtataagacatctctaaactTAGAAATCGtagaatttttaaaaagttCGAACATCTAGAAATTGAATTTGTGgtaaaattgctacaacattaaaattcatttttttttactacttCCAAAGTTCATGTGCATAACCAAACTACACCGAAAGTTGGTGCATCTAGGTGCTAATAACCcaatttttaaatgattttaaacgATTGTGATCGGGCTcaagtgtgtgagtgtgtgagagagagagagggagagaggacCTATTCTAGAGGAGGAACATACCTTGATCAGCATCGGCGAGCCTCTGACCTCTGTGCAAAGAGGGATCGAGTGAGAAATTAAAACTTCCATAAAAGATTTTCAAATGCCAGAGCTCGGCAAAAGAAATTATTGCTAGCATCTGAAACCTCACCTTAAACAAGGGAACAAGGTTAGTAAGAGAACAACGACAATTAACATATTTACCACATGGAATTAATTCTAAAATGTGGACCAATCTAAGCCTTGTATAGCACTTTTTTTCTAAGTTAGATAAGCTTCGACCTAAATGTAATAAAAGAACTGGTGATGCCCttttttgggaaaaaaaaaatataacaaacaCTCTTACCATGACCGATATACACCCTAGTAAAACTACAAGTTGATACAAATACCTATTCAAAGGATAGCAGAGATGGAATCACCAGTTCACTGGCACATCTCCATACTACCCACCGCTCCTTCAATATGCTCGACGTTTTTGGTGACGGTAGTCATCTCTGCGGTCCTCGTTGAAGCCATGCACCCTCTGCAACCTGTCACCATGCCTGGAAGAATCTTGGCGAAGCTCCCTCTCGGTATATTTGGCCCTCCTATCAGCAGGTGTCTGAGGATCAAAACCATGGTCTGTGCGGTTGTGGTGATGTTTTCTGTGAGAATCATGGACATCAGAGTCGACCATTCTCTTAGCATCCCTTTGGGTCGAGTGATGACCAAAACTCGAATCACTTTCATAATGTCCATTTCTCTCGTTGTCCTTCTGCAAGCCCCTGTCCCAGTGATGACCCTTGTGTCTCCCATCACAATGCCGTTCTGTGCTTCTGGACTTATCTTCTTTGTTTGACCTCTCCACATGAGAGagcctcttctctctctcagcaAAAGAGCGTCGGCTCTTCTCATGTTTTTCATCAGCATAGACACCAGGATGCATATACTTTTCGTGCTGATCTTTTCTCCCCGATCTTTGAGCCAAGCTATCATCAGAGTGACTCAAAATTTGCTCCCTGTTTTTATGTGTTTTCTGCGGACTATAGTGTTGATAGCATTCTGAAGAACCATCATCGTCGGAAAGTAGGTCTCTGTTGCAAAGCCATTGTTAGAATTCTTTAAACAAAACCAACAAAAGTAATGCTTCCGATCAATTTACAGACAGACAAGAATTCTTATGCTAGGGCTGGCAGGAATCATCTCGGATAAGACTTAACATTTACCTTTCTAGATTTTCATTTGAGAGCTTCTTCCTCTTATTTCCACAATGTTGAAGCCCAAAGTGGTCAAGACGACGAGGTTCCATATTCCCCATTCTCATGTTCGCACTGCAAGATGTACAAGGTGTCATAATCTGTGCATATGCAAGTCCATAGAATCAGCTTAAAGATGATTGAAACACATTAAACATACCCAAGGCCAGGCAGGATGCCGCCCACAGACGAAACATAGGGAGGAGGAACAGCGAAAGGCCCAACAGGGACCATGGAGGGATTGAACGGCATCATTGAAGGACTATTATACATATTTGCATAGGGTGTATAAGGAGGAAAGGAAGAGGCATTCCAGTACGGAGGTGCATAGCCTTGCATACCTCCATGAAATGCTCCGGATCCTAAAATGATTGAAAATTTAAGAATTCACACATGTTAAAACATAACCAAGAACACTTTGATAAGTACCTGGCTGAAACATGGGATTTGGATGGGAAATTGGGCAGTCTCTCATGAGATGGTCAGAAGAACCACATGAATAGCAATTGCGGACGCCCTGAaatcattaatttatttcactTGTAAATAAGCATCAACATGGACTTTATAAAATATTGTCACTTCTAGCAAAATATCTGAAAGAAGTTCAACAAGACCAGCATGCTTGAAAATTTACAGGAGCATGCCATAAAATGAAAAGGTtatggaaaatattttataatttcacccAGAAGAAAGGCAATGAAACATATGCTTTGGATTTTTGCTAATGGTCTTATGACACAAGTTAGATCCCGATATTGGCAGATTTCAGCAAAGAGTTGACCTAAAAGCTCATGTGGAATGAGAATTACTAGGTATTTATCATTATATGGTATTGCTGAAGTTACCTTTCTGTATCTACCATGACCTGATAAGCTTCTCCCGCCAGCTGAAAATAGCACATTACAGAAACAGTTGGACATTGATTAAACTATAACTACATATTTATCAGAGGTCGTATATCAAATAGTGCAACATTCAATACCTCCTGAGTCAAACCAGAATCCCCCTTTCCTCTTGGCGTTAGAATCAGCTGTGAAGAGAAATAATAAGGGTGGAATGTGTCAACTGTTAAATTCAAAGAAACTGGTAGACAAAAAAATGATCCATTTGTTATTTATCCAGGAAAAAGATCACTGGAAGAAACTAGAAACAAGGGTTTTATCCAATGGGTCATAATTTTTTGCAATCGTGAGCTAATAAGTAATTAAAATACTGCTAACCTCAAGTAGGCCTCAACTACagcaatttcttcaatttattaCACTTAACTCTCACTCTAAGCAACAAAGGAAAATTGTTTAACGTGTTACTTCTCCTGAAGTACACACATCACAACATGCTTTTCTAAGGTAAGAGATTTTTTTAATGCCTTCGCGATTTCAATGTAAACTGTCTTTAATAAACTAACTGATATTTAGCATAACTCTTTTTTAAGGTTGCTGCCTCCAAAGTCTTAATACCATAAAAGTCATATCCCCAATACTTTACCAAAAGTAGAATAAAGGAGCACTTTAATAATATTGTGACTTCTGTAGGATGGCCTGAACATTTTGAAATATGTGCAAGTATAGCATTGAGCAAAGACAAGTACCTTCACCTTGGCTTTTAGCTTCAAGATGAACAGGTTGATTTTCACCCTGAAATGTAGATTGTGCAAAATCTTCAAAATCTCTACTACCAGTGTTGCCATATGGCACATTTCTATGACGTTGCTCATATAACGCTTCCGTCAGAACCTGATTGGATCCTTTTCCAGTTGCACAAGAAGACTGAGGAACTTCCAGTTCCCTTTGGGCGACAGTGATAGCACAGGAAACATCATTTGCTTGGATTCCGGATTCTCCGTCTACATTAAGAGAAAATAACAACAAATGAAAAAGCAATCCTGTATCATTCTGAAGAGAAGTCCTGAAAATTTCTCAAGATTTACATTCAAATAAGCTATTCACCTGGCACATATTTCTGCATGACGTTCTCAAAACCAGCATCAAACATATGAGATTCAAGCAAATGCTCAGTTGCTTGACGCAATGATAAATTTGGAAGTAGATCGGCTATAGTGCATTTTCTTGATAAACATTTGGGGCATGTACCCGTTGCAAAAAGCACTTGATGGATACCTGCAGTTGCACCAGCAAACGAGAACCACAACACAAGTGAATCAGATCGATACTACAAAAGACAGAACTAGGTTTGCAgcaaacaaaatttaaattttggttAGCAGAAGTGGGTGAGAATAATAgtattaatttcaaatttggGCATCTGAACAGGTTGTTACTACATAAAGAACTCACACTTCTCGCAAAAGCTATGCTGGCAACAAGGTATCATCACTGCATCCGTAAAGAAATTTTTGCATAGTGAGCACTTCAATTCTAACGGCAAATTAGAACCTTGCACGGTCAGGAAATTGGATGTGTGCAGCCttccaaaaaaaatcaaaagactATGTCATATTAGCAAGAACATAGACCTCGAGAAAAATAGACAATTGGACAGAAATCACACTTGTTAGACTTCATGAGCTCAGGAGCTACTGGCAAAATGTTCCTATCATTTCCATGTTGACAAAGACCTGGCATTAACAACACACCATAGTAATCAAAGTCAATAGCAAAGACTATAGGGACGGACAAGAAAGAAGATAACAAAATAGAATAACAAACCACTTGGTATGACAGCAGCATCACCATTTTTGTTACCCATGAAGTTATTTTCATCAAGTTCTTGATCAAAGCAAGGCAAGTCTGAATCAGGCTTGGGGCAGAGATCAGCACCTAGGTCATCAAAGTCATTCCTTGGTCCTGTCTTCTGAAAAAAATAAAGGTCAAATGATTAGAGTAGTTGACCACGAGTCCAAAAGCAGGAGGGTTAGTACTAAACTATACGAGAAGTGGAGAACCAGTGAGTGTATGTGGCATGTTGAGAGAGTAATGGATTACGGTGTTAAATCATGTAATCTAGCTGCATTTGATATAACATAACACAACACAACAACAATATGATAAGTGAcatgataaaataaaagtatatattGAACACAAATTCTCTTAAAATGTTAATGCACGACAAcattaaaagaaaagaatataCATTAAGATCTGGTAACCAGCTGTCTTAGAGAGTCCTTATTGTGTTGACACGGGTATGGTGGTAACATCATAATGGCATAAGCACAATAACAGTGAATAATAGCCCATTATCTTCGGTTTGTGTCCATGTGTCACTATTGTGTCGTGTCAACATCTCACACCCCTAAGATAGATCCCATTGGATGGCAATCGACCAAGATGTTTCAAATAATATACTCATCTTATGAAAATGCAGATAAATGCAATATGAAAATATACACAAAAAATGGTATCCAACTAATATGTATCATAATTAAAGCTTACAGCTAGATTCAGATTGTGCGACTCATTCAACACGACATGCTTTACAGCTTCAATGGGCACCCTGCAGCAGAGTTACCATATATAAGGGTAAGAACAAGAGAGAAGTTAAATGCTATGAGCTCACACGATATGATAATAACTGTAAAATTAATCTACAGTGACAAAAACGCTAAAAAAGACGAGATTAACAAGTTACTATAAGCCTACAATTAAATACCAATGCATCCACATTAATTGGGACAGGTTTGTATAACATTATGTAGAAATGGCCCATATTGCTCACTAGATCATTGTGAAAGGAATATACAAATAATAACATGTAAAACCACCATTAGTTCAACAAAAAATGTCATGATTCTTTGATGCAAATAAGAGGAGACATCCATTCTAAAGTATGTAAGTTGATGTAAAAATCTACCTAAGAGCCCTTTAAATGCTTATATTTACAAAACTGCGCTTTCAGAagtcaaatttattttaataaacaaaaattaCTTCACAGCTCGAAAACGATACTCTTGCCAGCTCAACATGGTCTGGAGATCATACGTTAGTATTTCTTGGGTAAATAGTTCCTATCGTTAATCAATTCGAGCAAGTGAGTAGGTCAAAATCAGTTTCCAGTCAAATTTCAAGAAGCCAATTCTCTCTGATAAAGCAAGTGGACAGGCGCTAACTGGCAGGCTACACGTGTCATAATTCGAAGCCTATGTATTACATCATTCATTGATGGACATAAGCGGTAACATTTATTGTCGCCATTCCACGTAGAAGTTTTGTTGAACATAACAAAGCTATCTTACCAAACTGTGGGATCCTGAAACTTAATGCCCCATGTTCGACATCACTACCCACAATCATGGTGTTGATCTCAAAATTCAGTTTAGATCATCTCCAAACATTACCATTAAACCTTTTCTCATCTCTGATTCATCACTTATTAACGAACATAGTTGTAATTTCAGAAAGATCAACCCGAAACTCGTCAACAAACAGCACAGCCCCAAAAACAAAAGCAAATTCACACCGAGCTCGGGTATAACCAAATTCTACATGCATGCAAACAATACAGCCAGAAGAATGACCTTATTTTAAGCAGTCAGGCAAATTAATTCAATCAAGAAAATAAAGTCTTACACAGATGACGGAAGTGTTCCACCAGGAACTCTCTTAACAATCACGCTGGATCCACTAGGAATTTGAGAATCGCACTTGTACTCTGCCAATCCAATTTTACCCAATCAATAACCAACTCATGCAAATTAAAGCAAATTCTATCAACACCAGAGCAACTTTAAAGATAACAATATTTAATAACCGAAAAACAGcagtaattaaaaataaaactcagCGAAATAGCAATAAATCAAGCGACtcgaatgaaaaaaagaaaagcacCTAAACCAGAAACCGCGTCGGAGAAAACTAGATCAAACCCTTGCTGTTGCTGAGAATCCTTCCCGCGCATGATTCTCGATCTCAGCTCCGTCACCGAAATTGAGTCGCGGCTCCCGATCTCCATCGTATCAAAATTCATAGAGCTCCTAAATCTGAACCGAATTGACATATCTCGAACTTCGTCGTCAAATTATCAGCCAATTGTATATATGATTAATTGCATACGCGTACGATTGTATAAACTGCGTGTAGAAGATTCTGTATGTGTGTATGGAATAATGGAGCTGCAACTTGCGAAAGGGTTTTCGCCTTCGGGTTTTGCATAAGCTGATGTGTGAGAGTCAAGGGAGACGGGGCTGATTGCTAACGGCCAGCGGTATTTATACGATGACTTCTGTACGGATAGAGTCACGTGACGTGTGCGTGTTAGTAGtgctcttttctttttttctttttttttcaaattccatGGTCACATAAACGAGATTTAACCGGTATTATTGGTATTTTATTTATGTGATCtgcaacaaaatatatattgtaaataaaaataaatgctcACCACCAAAAAATAGATCTTGCTACTTCCTGGTTGTTTGAGctaatctatacatatataaaagctggtccATCTAGCCAAAAAAATTTCCAGCTCTTTTACTCCATCTACTTTTGGAAAgttgatttatatttagaaaGTTCACTAATTCATAGGATGATATATATAGTTGCGAGGCCCACTTGCTACAATCTATACAGTTCTCTTTTATATCatgcaatttatagttttgtgaaaaatatcctttatttttgtgaatttatatttttttagataaatttatataaatatccaatatttaaaatttaaagtcgccaatatttttcagtgtgaatttatataaattttgaaatatatatatatatatatatatattgtgaatttaaatatccaatatttaaaatttaaaatcaccaatagtaaatttatgaatttatacttagaatt comes from Salvia miltiorrhiza cultivar Shanhuang (shh) chromosome 3, IMPLAD_Smil_shh, whole genome shotgun sequence and encodes:
- the LOC131015333 gene encoding E3 ubiquitin ligase PQT3-like isoform X7: MSIRFRFRSSMNFDTMEIGSRDSISVTELRSRIMRGKDSQQQQGFDLVFSDAVSGLEYKCDSQIPSGSSVIVKRVPGGTLPSSVVPIEAVKHVVLNESHNLNLAKTGPRNDFDDLGADLCPKPDSDLPCFDQELDENNFMGNKNGLCQHGNDRNILPVAPELMKSNKLHTSNFLTVQGSNLPLELKCSLCKNFFTDAVMIPCCQHSFCEKCIHQVLFATGTCPKCLSRKCTIADLLPNLSLRQATEHLLESHMFDAGFENVMQKYVPDGESGIQANDVSCAITVAQRELEVPQSSCATGKGSNQGENQPVHLEAKSQGEADSNAKRKGGFWFDSGAGGRSLSGHGRYRKGVRNCYSCGSSDHLMRDCPISHPNPMFQPGSGAFHGGMQGYAPPYWNASSFPPYTPYANMYNSPSMMPFNPSMVPVGPFAVPPPYVSSVGGILPGLGANMRMGNMEPRRLDHFGLQHCGNKRKKLSNENLERDLLSDDDGSSECYQHYSPQKTHKNREQILSHSDDSLAQRSGRKDQHEKYMHPGVYADEKHEKSRRSFAEREKRLSHVERSNKEDKSRSTERHCDGRHKGHHWDRGLQKDNERNGHYESDSSFGHHSTQRDAKRMVDSDVHDSHRKHHHNRTDHGFDPQTPADRRAKYTERELRQDSSRHGDRLQRVHGFNEDRRDDYRHQKRRAY
- the LOC131015333 gene encoding E3 ubiquitin ligase PQT3-like isoform X4 produces the protein MSIRFRFRSSMNFDTMEIGSRDSISVTELRSRIMRGKDSQQQQGFDLVFSDAVSGLEYKCDSQIPSGSSVIVKRVPGGTLPSSVVPIEAVKHVVLNESHNLNLAKTGPRNDFDDLGADLCPKPDSDLPCFDQELDENNFMGNKNGLCQHGNDRNILPVAPELMKSNKLHTSNFLTVQGSNLPLELKCSLCKNFFTDAVMIPCCQHSFCEKCIHQVLFATGTCPKCLSRKCTIADLLPNLSLRQATEHLLESHMFDAGFENVMQKYVPDGESGIQANDVSCAITVAQRELEVPQSSCATGKGSNQVLTEALYEQRHRNVPYGNTGSRDFEDFAQSTFQGENQPVHLEAKSQADSNAKRKGGFWFDSGAGGRSLSGHGRYRKGVRNCYSCGSSDHLMRDCPISHPNPMFQPGSGAFHGGMQGYAPPYWNASSFPPYTPYANMYNSPSMMPFNPSMVPVGPFAVPPPYVSSVGGILPGLGANMRMGNMEPRRLDHFGLQHCGNKRKKLSNENLERDLLSDDDGSSECYQHYSPQKTHKNREQILSHSDDSLAQRSGRKDQHEKYMHPGVYADEKHEKSRRSFAEREKRLSHVERSNKEDKSRSTERHCDGRHKGHHWDRGLQKDNERNGHYESDSSFGHHSTQRDAKRMVDSDVHDSHRKHHHNRTDHGFDPQTPADRRAKYTERELRQDSSRHGDRLQRVHGFNEDRRDDYRHQKRRAY
- the LOC131015333 gene encoding E3 ubiquitin ligase PQT3-like isoform X1, yielding MSIRFRFRSSMNFDTMEIGSRDSISVTELRSRIMRGKDSQQQQGFDLVFSDAVSGLEYKCDSQIPSGSSVIVKRVPGGTLPSSVVPIEAVKHVVLNESHNLNLAKTGPRNDFDDLGADLCPKPDSDLPCFDQELDENNFMGNKNGDAAVIPSGLCQHGNDRNILPVAPELMKSNKLHTSNFLTVQGSNLPLELKCSLCKNFFTDAVMIPCCQHSFCEKCIHQVLFATGTCPKCLSRKCTIADLLPNLSLRQATEHLLESHMFDAGFENVMQKYVPDGESGIQANDVSCAITVAQRELEVPQSSCATGKGSNQVLTEALYEQRHRNVPYGNTGSRDFEDFAQSTFQGENQPVHLEAKSQGEADSNAKRKGGFWFDSGAGGRSLSGHGRYRKGVRNCYSCGSSDHLMRDCPISHPNPMFQPGSGAFHGGMQGYAPPYWNASSFPPYTPYANMYNSPSMMPFNPSMVPVGPFAVPPPYVSSVGGILPGLGANMRMGNMEPRRLDHFGLQHCGNKRKKLSNENLERDLLSDDDGSSECYQHYSPQKTHKNREQILSHSDDSLAQRSGRKDQHEKYMHPGVYADEKHEKSRRSFAEREKRLSHVERSNKEDKSRSTERHCDGRHKGHHWDRGLQKDNERNGHYESDSSFGHHSTQRDAKRMVDSDVHDSHRKHHHNRTDHGFDPQTPADRRAKYTERELRQDSSRHGDRLQRVHGFNEDRRDDYRHQKRRAY
- the LOC131015333 gene encoding E3 ubiquitin ligase PQT3-like isoform X6 codes for the protein MSIRFRFRSSMNFDTMEIGSRDSISVTELRSRIMRGKDSQQQQGFDLVFSDAVSGLEYKCDSQIPSGSSVIVKRVPGGTLPSSVVPIEAVKHVVLNESHNLNLAKTGPRNDFDDLGADLCPKPDSDLPCFDQELDENNFMGNKNGDAAVIPSGLCQHGNDRNILPVAPELMKSNKLHTSNFLTVQGSNLPLELKCSLCKNFFTDAVMIPCCQHSFCEKCIHQVLFATGTCPKCLSRKCTIADLLPNLSLRQATEHLLESHMFDAGFENVMQKYVPDGESGIQANDVSCAITVAQRELEVPQSSCATGKGSNQGENQPVHLEAKSQADSNAKRKGGFWFDSGAGGRSLSGHGRYRKGVRNCYSCGSSDHLMRDCPISHPNPMFQPGSGAFHGGMQGYAPPYWNASSFPPYTPYANMYNSPSMMPFNPSMVPVGPFAVPPPYVSSVGGILPGLGANMRMGNMEPRRLDHFGLQHCGNKRKKLSNENLERDLLSDDDGSSECYQHYSPQKTHKNREQILSHSDDSLAQRSGRKDQHEKYMHPGVYADEKHEKSRRSFAEREKRLSHVERSNKEDKSRSTERHCDGRHKGHHWDRGLQKDNERNGHYESDSSFGHHSTQRDAKRMVDSDVHDSHRKHHHNRTDHGFDPQTPADRRAKYTERELRQDSSRHGDRLQRVHGFNEDRRDDYRHQKRRAY
- the LOC131015333 gene encoding E3 ubiquitin ligase PQT3-like isoform X5 codes for the protein MSIRFRFRSSMNFDTMEIGSRDSISVTELRSRIMRGKDSQQQQGFDLVFSDAVSGLEYKCDSQIPSGSSVIVKRVPGGTLPSSVVPIEAVKHVVLNESHNLNLAKTGPRNDFDDLGADLCPKPDSDLPCFDQELDENNFMGNKNGDAAVIPSGLCQHGNDRNILPVAPELMKSNKLHTSNFLTVQGSNLPLELKCSLCKNFFTDAVMIPCCQHSFCEKCIHQVLFATGTCPKCLSRKCTIADLLPNLSLRQATEHLLESHMFDAGFENVMQKYVPDGESGIQANDVSCAITVAQRELEVPQSSCATGKGSNQGENQPVHLEAKSQGEADSNAKRKGGFWFDSGAGGRSLSGHGRYRKGVRNCYSCGSSDHLMRDCPISHPNPMFQPGSGAFHGGMQGYAPPYWNASSFPPYTPYANMYNSPSMMPFNPSMVPVGPFAVPPPYVSSVGGILPGLGANMRMGNMEPRRLDHFGLQHCGNKRKKLSNENLERDLLSDDDGSSECYQHYSPQKTHKNREQILSHSDDSLAQRSGRKDQHEKYMHPGVYADEKHEKSRRSFAEREKRLSHVERSNKEDKSRSTERHCDGRHKGHHWDRGLQKDNERNGHYESDSSFGHHSTQRDAKRMVDSDVHDSHRKHHHNRTDHGFDPQTPADRRAKYTERELRQDSSRHGDRLQRVHGFNEDRRDDYRHQKRRAY
- the LOC131015333 gene encoding E3 ubiquitin ligase PQT3-like isoform X3 gives rise to the protein MSIRFRFRSSMNFDTMEIGSRDSISVTELRSRIMRGKDSQQQQGFDLVFSDAVSGLEYKCDSQIPSGSSVIVKRVPGGTLPSSVVPIEAVKHVVLNESHNLNLAKTGPRNDFDDLGADLCPKPDSDLPCFDQELDENNFMGNKNGLCQHGNDRNILPVAPELMKSNKLHTSNFLTVQGSNLPLELKCSLCKNFFTDAVMIPCCQHSFCEKCIHQVLFATGTCPKCLSRKCTIADLLPNLSLRQATEHLLESHMFDAGFENVMQKYVPDGESGIQANDVSCAITVAQRELEVPQSSCATGKGSNQVLTEALYEQRHRNVPYGNTGSRDFEDFAQSTFQGENQPVHLEAKSQGEADSNAKRKGGFWFDSGAGGRSLSGHGRYRKGVRNCYSCGSSDHLMRDCPISHPNPMFQPGSGAFHGGMQGYAPPYWNASSFPPYTPYANMYNSPSMMPFNPSMVPVGPFAVPPPYVSSVGGILPGLGANMRMGNMEPRRLDHFGLQHCGNKRKKLSNENLERDLLSDDDGSSECYQHYSPQKTHKNREQILSHSDDSLAQRSGRKDQHEKYMHPGVYADEKHEKSRRSFAEREKRLSHVERSNKEDKSRSTERHCDGRHKGHHWDRGLQKDNERNGHYESDSSFGHHSTQRDAKRMVDSDVHDSHRKHHHNRTDHGFDPQTPADRRAKYTERELRQDSSRHGDRLQRVHGFNEDRRDDYRHQKRRAY